A stretch of DNA from Arctopsyche grandis isolate Sample6627 chromosome 6, ASM5162203v2, whole genome shotgun sequence:
CATACCAAGTTCAAAGCTAATAACAATAAGATAagaccgttatatttgaagttgGCGTAAATCtacttttattcatttcgagaaatatctcgcaaaacattaaaattgatGTTTAAAAATGGCTTGTAATAAGTTTGTTCGGGCTTGTGTTCAGGATCGTGTTCGGGATCCAGAATGATGAAATGAATTGCTTGCTCTTCTCTTTGTCttacatttatttgtaatttaaaagtacACTTTCCTTTGTTGCtccattagccagcagcatagctcggacgttaagcttctgcttaccgtcaagaaggtgccgggttctatccctgaatgaaaatgaatttttcagagtatgctgttggtcagacctggatttgtgactccaggttgatcgtttcctatcagagtttgccaattttctctgatttcattgttgaaacggttcccggaaaaaaaaattggctaaaaatccttcctacctactatgtcaccactatttgaaaatttgatggatgtacaataagaatttatgtacaattcatagatgtctcgttaatttgcgagttttttcagtgtcttgcaattcaacgaattataataaaaaatgctgcatttgtatttgtaattggccaggaaggcgcattgggattttcctgtaaggccttcctggtatatatgtaaaataaaataaaatataaaatataagaaaaataaggTGCGTGCCGACGACTGTTGTGTGCATGAGTGGGTCTCGAGTGACTACTTTCACGTGTATGTGCGTGAGCATTGCACCTTATagagcattacactgaatggacGGGGAAATAGGTTGTAACAGCCATGAATGCAAGTCTGTCcaaagtttattctgcttttcccacactctggacatatcgaaataaaagtaatgataacaatttgtgaattaagtcaaacataaatagtgtttttggaattgaaaattggccttccgccacattcaaatataacggctatattattagattatattatatattattagattgtttcgccatgtttaagctgtttatattcaaactagtgaatagcccgatgaaatatcatcgcatgggtataaaattattatatactcgtataaaactaaaaaaaaaatccagaaccggaaccgttattttcgtagactctcatagatagttttcaattctttctttgtaatacttttcaattcttaaagttaacgttaacaaaatgtaatattttccgattatacacacacggtcattgacctcgtaacgttgaatattataattacacataacaaattacatgcatatacataagctgtgtatttacaacacgtattctgggcgaggatatggcgtgcggcgcgggctcgtgagcacatcgcgtttggatcggaggatccgaggttcgattcccggcacccgcggtgaatgaaatcaattttttcccgaatatcgtcaaaatataaataatttaaatttaaatttaaatttaattaaaaataaatctacaaaaaaaatggttcaaaacctcgctaaatgaaattattaaaattacgtatttttatatggcgagaaggaatatttcaattaatgtttaaaaaaaaggcgaaattaagaattggatttggcgtgatgtacgtgaccattagctcaatttagactaTTTTTAGACTATACTCAATTTACTCAAtttatttggggtgatcggttcgagtcgcgacaaagtcgtctcgtcgaataatgaatttatcgatttttatcgattcattcattatgttcggcgagagttaggttagttagcacacacacacacagattaccgtctttatatatatgataccaagtaatttaaaaaatatataaactttgtTTTGGAAcatgataatacatatgtataaagtttcAAGTATAAAACTTTTCCAAGCAAAGTCGCCCTAAAGCAATCACtttgttttttaattcacaCATAAAATCTTAACGTTATAAAAGTGCTCGTAAAATCCAATGTCGAAGTCGTAAAATGCCACAAGTGATCCAATTGACTTACTAAAGTGcacgtacatagatatttaaTACTAATATATGAAATCACACAGGATCGCTCCCTATACGATGCAGTGTCGTAATTTAATATTCTCGCGTGTGATACcttcatatacctatatacactTGTAGATAGAGTCGCgggaaaatagttggagttttcCCGCACCAGACAGCTTTGGGTTGGAGTAAAGCCAACTCTATTATGGTTTTTGTGAGCAAGCAAGTGAAAAATATCCCAAAGTAGGCAGTGTGATAAGCCGGGAAATGTACGAGCCGCAGATTCGAGTGCTGTGTGTGAGACTTTATTGTTTGACGATATACACGAACTACGTGACAAAGTTACCTCGGTCCACACTAGTCTAGCTGACTGTGAGCCAAGACAACAAATGGCATGGAAGTAGTTTGGTAGTCAAAAGGAAAAAGGGACACGTCATGGGGAGGAAAAGTTTTGCGACATTCCCGGAAGGAAACGCGAATATAACTCGGCATCTCCAACGCAGGCGACATTTTCGTAAgtacatacttatttttattttatttttagcatattagccaaagtgacattacagagagctctaacgcgtcactgtggccagtcatacaatcatatcatcataataataataacttaaatcataataaaacctacactttaaccctccctcaccgaagtggggtatgcaagtgccctaaatcttacgtttttcgtaataactatgtggttttcaaagctatacaccctataattcttgtattcctagaatcaactacaagaaatttattttaatagattttgtatgatttagaaaaggggtacatcgtaaaaaatacatttctacattacaaagtatgtatgttttaaaggcagtagcgataagtcatgtttcttactgttcgcttgcatattctcgttgatcgatgaatcaatgcgagagaaagagacagctatattttcgtaagctattgagtcatgcagtcgcctgatggccttacctatgtacgtttgcatgtaaatacttgtcgttattatttaataaaaaaatagtcaaaaactccgtccttcaaaggttaacaatctttctgtcaggtgacgactcactgatgctacattcttttttaagctcctaaatggtttccttgattggtctgatttactgagtaaggttggtttcaggatcccagtaaggtattctagacacattcttttcacttaatcctttcaaaaccaattccctaaaatattcctatctacagcatGTTTATCGTATGCCTAACGGGGAGctagctgaatgaggttgatctattcggtatttccttacatcaattcaggactgccatcaggagagtcttgactgattgatccatttctatttctatttatatattctttgtccaattatattatattaccttatgtttaattatgcattgtcctatttagtcatattttagtttttaatattttctttttcaattgtttgtatgtactagatatattatctattttgtaaaaatctataattgggctcagatgttatttttttatatttattctttatttttatgaatttctacatctgaggcctgttgatttttcaataaataaataataataacaacctgTTATATcttgatggaaaaatcattgacatttataattgataaaatcaaccactggcgttGCTCAATAACCACTCAATCATTTGAGCACAGTTTAAATTGAAGAGGTCAACTTCACCAGCAACTCAATTGAGCAGATATATCACTCTAGTgtctagatattggagacgttgccaacatatttgtgctaGCCACAAGAGgagaaaacaaatcacgattcctcaggtccccgaacttactaggtgcataaaacttgaattcattaaaaatatgagGATTGTGTACTTTtccatttaatagcttaaaaagtgctttcccagaaacataacaCAACGAGACTAcaatgagttgaagcctaacgctcctaataggaatgcactaggatatagccaaggataataactaTACAACAacgataatatatgtaaattaatattatatatgtatgtttttaaaaaactttattttataatataattcatttttGACAGAAAGAAGTATAGTATaggcaataaatttattttattatatttcaatcgaacatgtacactcgccattacagatcgctccaaagcgacgggtgtagtaatatatatatacaatacaataatacaattaataaaagcatttttatacttttataccatgcgaatttatacaaacatcatccacagtgacatttatggagaaatttttgcggcATTTTATGATAGAAATTGGTAAtcctcaagatgctgaataacttgagatttgcaagagagattggaaaggaaatggcAATTTACAGAAATTGTTTCAACgacaatcagaaaaattggcaaactctgaaagacaaagatcgacctggagtcacaaaccaaggtttggccaacagctactagtgggcatcgaaccgtgaccattcCGGTCGAAATTATAATACgcaaaccactagtccacgctgctgccTGATTTGTATATTAAATCATCTCTCAGCTTCATTATTTCCCACGTAGATGAAAGGCTAGTGGATTAAGGCATATACGAAATATCTATACCTGAAGTAGGAATAATATTTTTGGTTGTGTAGATTTACATAAgagtaaattgaataaaatttttaaatttaacaatgtTATGCACGCGAAACTCGgcaaatttggtttaaaaatataccgagacttaataaattattagtttttacattcatttgtatatatatatatgtatagagcaCAAATATCAACGGATTCTATTCGTAATTTAAACTTCAACGTCAATATCTGACGCAGACTACACAATgtggtataaaataatatgcttTCGATACTTTTTGCAGTATTTGCATAACCTTAAAACTTTTCATATAGTCGTAAAATAAAGTGACGAAGAGCGCTTTTCTTGAACCTATCGGAAACGTTTTTccatgaatatatacatatatacatatttttcaatcgtAACGATCTCATTAATGAAATACGATGGCGTACAATAAATACGGGTATTTTGAAAAAAAGAAGGCAATTATAATCCCGAGATTTATAATAATTCCTACATATTGTGTCAAATTAATTGCCGTAGATAATAATTTAGGGAAAAGACGGGGCGAAATAATCTCCCTTGTCATAATTGGACATGTTCGATAACCATTAATTTGGATCAATGACGATTAACGAAACGTTACGTTCCCATAATACAAGAATAATGATCTCTTTTGAGATTAGAATTTGTAGAGCTTCCTTGCTGTTATTACTTTGTCACTCTCGATAGGAATATGATGTGATTTTAACGAACGAGACGAAACATGAAAATAGACGTCTACATTTGCGTCTACGAAGTTGAGAAGTACGTTGCTTTTAAACGGCGACAGTTTCCGAGTTGTTTTCCCACAGCAAATGCCAACTCAAGTCTTCATTTGAAAGTCTCCCTAATCCCAGACCTATCCATGAAATATATACTTAGTGGAATAAGTATTTCCGTAGTGTACGAAACGTTAATATCTCTGAGTCGGAGAGTCTTGTTAGATgtcgtgtatatatgtacataagtttaataaattatttcaaacgtCAGCTATTCGTATATCAACGACAAACTTGCATGTGGCTGCCAGTGGtagttaattgaaataaaaatatttaaataatagtatGCATTTAGAACTCCTTATCgatataaatctatttgaaCTGTGTTTTTTATCGCGCATTTTTATGCTATCTATAAATTTGTTTACATTGCAATGCATTTCGACCTAGATTAGCTTGTATTATTTCTTCACTTTATTTGTGAAAtcattattgttttataaaatacttatacttaattaattgtattagtttatttgtgattttaaattaatcacaaataaactaatacaatatatttcagAACGAAAAAATACGCGAGATATTAAATAGTTATCAGTAACGTACAAAAAACACAATTTAATATagacaaaataatttataataataaataaattattaaatgcaaTCGGTCAGTAACTTTTGAATGAAATGTTTAGTTACTGAATaaagattttattaatttgtctattaaataattgaattagtCTCAACAAAATTTCCATTCTATAATATTAGTAAATTAATCACTCACGTGATCATTGTTTCAAAAAATTATCTCATTATGCACGATTGCACAAAAGAACTTCATATACCGAACTATGAACCAGCTGGTAAAATAAACTGAccgtataattaaatattcatatgtacacatgtaactgataacacgttttttacttatcgtagctttgaacatttttttaaacactaaAACTAAACAAAGAGACaaagacatttttttaaactaaacgAGACAAGGCCAACTaataaatcattgtcatattcgaatttagtgggtcaaactcagTATAGATTGATTCGTCTCCGCTTCGGTAATTTTTTTACCTCGGTGTAATTCATTATAATCACCTACTGTTTGACTACTGGTCCAAATGTATTGACCactattaataataatgaaataattttaccaACAAAATAGTTTAAGTTACTGACCAAACAATCACGTACTTTTTTAAGTCGCAATTGTGCAGCTGCAGTTTAGTCACCTCTGACCTTCATTCGTGTATGTGTCATATATCACCGCAACTCCATGtataaacaattttatacgcATGCATATGCAATTGCATTATAACCGCATTTCACCTTGGGCAAATATGGTTAAAAcgaagttttaattaaaatttaattttagacaCGGAGGAgtccatttatataaattagacCTAATCATGGACAACATAGCCATACAAAAGATATTTTCAACCTTAACATTTTATCTTCAATAATCCATCAGAAAGATACAGTATATAAGGTCACTTTCTTTATTAtacgtcatatatgtatatattatattttatttaattttttttttataaaaccattAATTTTTAAAGTATAATTCACAACAGGAAGGTACAAACTtctgtttatatatttagccagcaaCAGCAGAtttgtggttagcatatatttgtagtgctgctagtcagacttggatatttgtgactccaggtcgatcgtttgctatcagagtttgccaatttttctgatttcattgttgaaacggttcctgattaaattggctaaaaaccttcctacctactatgtcatcactattcgagtatgattaatgtacaataaaatttatgtacaattcatatatgtctcgttaatttcgagttttcagtgtttcgtaatTCAGCAACTTGTGTAACAAAAATgcggcattgtttgtaattagccaggaaggcgcattggggtttaactgctaggccttcctgttatatatgtaaaaaaataaaaaaataaaaataaataatgcttttgaacaaagtggtcacgggatcAATCCCATTGGTTGATGCTGGCCAGACCAAAcctcatttcttatcagagtttttccaatttatttgatttgaattgaaacggttctaacaaattgggATCTCTGTCATATCTCTCtcgcaaaattaaaattattcagaatCTTGATTTattgctgatttgtataaatgctgcaaatttatccatagatgtctctatggacgTTGACCATTGTTTGTATTTGCTTTGTGTAATTGCCAATGCTTCTGtccaatgtttgaccatatatattgttgcgtaggggtgggtggaggatccaagtaaaaggccaacagtcgtttcacagcatttattgatgattaaggagatacacgtattgtcagtgttcagtccagaatgacatgatatcgcttacgtaccgccttataaagggtagatctctcagggcgcctaatctgtttacctgttgtatagtcacgtattcggatatgtatttccacgacattgggtcttcccgtaccgattctgagaaataactaataacggtcattgtttagcctaaatgcacttagagtccagatataatcctggaagtaagtgcaagcacttacatagttaatccgataacagataacacTTGAAcgatcacatagtctctgggattctattcgcttaatccgcggcgtacgtaacaatatcttgtttaatttaaaaaatattatttataattatgtcttatatttataattgaaagttattaatctgtatgtacatatgcatatcgtACATTCGTCGCATTTGAGCGATATAcaaggcgagtgtgcatgattgattgaatacaaatataaaaatacaaaataaaaaaaatagtagccCCTAAATGGCCTAGACCAAAATCGATGACTATTTCAATCGTTTTTTTGGGCCATAAAGGGAGAGTTAGGGATTGCgaaatgtgaaattttataGCGAgggattgtacatatataaacggaTGTGACGTCATGTAATGAAAAACTCACTTATTGAAACAATAGATTTTGTAAAGCTTTATGACTTTCGTTTTGCTTGGTCATTTCTAtctcggataagagataaaaatgaccactgacacgaaagccatgtgaaaagcaaaggaggtatgtaaaaacagaaccacagaaccgacacatttatttatttatttttttacttaataactgaatatgccatagcccatgtgataatatttcatcgggcacaacactagttgaaCAATAATTGTACACGATAACATAATTTGAGAACGGTTTGTGATCCCTGGGCAATTATCGAATGACGGATATTTATATCGCTGTCGCATCAGATTTCTCAGTCGTTCCAATACAATTCCACGCGACAGTTCAAAGTGAAAATCCCCGCAATATTTACTACCGTATTTACTATTTACATATCATCACACGTGATAATTTTGTACTACTGACCTTAACATTGACGCACATTCCAGTACTTAATAACTACGCCAATTCGAAATTATTTACAGAACTCAAAAGATGAAgggcttttattttttaatatgctgcACTTTCTTAACCGTTAACCGAATTGATTCTGGAACTACACGTGAACCACGAAATATCTTCAAAACTCCCACAATCATCAATGCCATAGTGCCTCCAAACCATAAAGACTATGTGGCGATGGCACGGTTTGTCGTACATCAAGCAGGTAGGCAAAACATTTATTCTAATTACATTAGACGTTGATTCTCCAACCTTTGTTTTGTCTATAATTAACATACGCTATCATGTCACTATCTACATGTTCATTTgcattctacatatacatatatattgttgctAAGTAAAGCAATTCCAAAATACGATAAGAGAATACGTAGGTACATTATACCAATAGTGACTCAACAAACAATTCTTATTCCACAGATTGGGCATCTGTCGCAACTTTATCCACGATTCAAAAGATAAAGAACTATCCTTTCACGAATATAGCATCAATGAGCGACGGAACTGTGGACCATTCGATCGGAATAccgtatttttatttgacacCGCTCGATTTTGCATCGAAAGACTTGACGGTGAGTGTTTTGACCCCTACACTTATTTCTTTCACTCGGTTCTAAATTggctcaatatatatatatatatatatatatatatatatatatatatatatatatatatatatatatatatatattaatgcgACTTAATATCGTATTCAGGAAGATAGTAGATGTACAATTTCTGTAACCTTGGAAGAGACATCATATTGTCGGCAGCAAAATTACGACCCCGATGACCCCAGATGTGCCCGCGTAATGTTATCAGGTCGAATGGTCACTGTGAGTAAACAGTTTAATCAATTTATGTTTACAATTATAAcgataaaatcaaaatcaattatttatcaCTTCTTTCTAGCTCAAAAATGGTACGGAAGAATACGATTTCGCCAAGGAAGCCTTATTTACCAGACATCATTCAATGGCTAATTTGCCGGCAGGTAAAAATCGTGCTGAAAAGTTTCATTACCATACATCAAAAACTGTTCTAAATTTGTTGACAATTTTCAGATCACAAGTTTTACGTTACAAAACTTCAACTGGAGCAGATTGTTATGTTGGATTGGTTCGGTGGACCGGCATACATTTCAATCGACGAATATTTGGCATATAGCAGTAAAAACATTTACAAATCTGCACCATTTACGGCTTTTGTAAAAGAAGATTTAAACTGATGTATATGAATGGTGTCGATTACTAATCTCGtggtttttgaaaaatatgttcatcgtgtgtgtctgtctgtgtatttATAAGATACTTTGAAACCGTTAATTTAAGctaattgaagaataaaaacatCTCccccaaaaatgaaaatatttaattaaataacaacaaaataacataaatttgtttgtaaggattttttaatgtacataaataaaagtaaaattttaaaataaaaccgtTTTGCATGAAAACTGTCTTGGTTGTTGAGtatcatataataaatcaatGCCTTTCATTAGAAATAAATCATCTTAATGTTTTTGCcggataaaaatcatttaaaataagatgAAGAAAAGCTCATAAAATAATGGATATTTTTATTAGCTTTAGAAGttctacaaaaattaaaaaaaaaaagagagtaAGTTTTTTTCTATCATAATATGATCCATGtgcggacatttggccgaattgACACTTGGCCGATGGACGTTATGCCGACGGATTATTGGCCGAAAGGACATTTGGCCAAATAGACATTCGGCTGAACTGACACTAGGCAGaacgaaatttttaattgtttaaatttatttcttactagtggttttacccggcttcgctcagtatttgtaatataaacagcttaaacatggctaatataatagtaaacattaatttgtatttgtatttgaatcgaaaaaaaaataatattcaacgatatctatattgtcataaaaaaaattgatttgttttcgatgctcccgatcaaaattacataaattaaaccTTACAtcgttacaaagtctctttcaaaattgtatatttattttttaaataataaaatgagtaaataaaataaaaatctgctAAATAAATTTGAgcgattaaaaatttcattcgacttaatatccgttcggccaagtgtccCTTCGGCTAAATGTCCGTCGATCCATGGAACAACGGTTTAgaaccacatatgtacatatgtatgtagtatatgtacatatgtacatatggtttaTCTAGAAATTGGTTTTTTGtccattttgagaaatatctcacaaatatatattaaatatattaaatataatgttttgcgtttaataatattgaaaaccaGTGGTGGCCTTTAATACGTATATTTTACTTTTCCAAGAATCTGgacaaattgaattaaaataagtgataacacttagcgaattaagtcaaacagaaatattgttttgggaactgaaaattggactaacGCCACTTACAAATCAAACGGCCCTAATTTTTACGTTACAGAGTTACGTTTTTAcgttaaatattgatttaagttGAATTATCTCACTTAAAAAATCAgtcgttaaaaataaattcttcgAACAATAAAAGactttaaattttccaaaatcCAAAAgtatttggaactgaaaattggatttccgctattttcaaatataacagttcaatattataaaatgtatttccaATAATACCATTATTAAAAAATGGTGATTTTATggttattgtataatacatgcttgagattaaaaaatttatcatcttactttaaaagaaaaaaatccttTACCTATGATATGTgcacatgtgtatgtatctCTTATTGTTAGGCCAAACGAcaacataaaagaaaaaaactaaaagacAATGGTGCAAAAAGTAAACAGTCCTATTTAGATATAAAACAATGAGTGTGCTGAACTACTAGACTCAGCTGCGAAATAAACGGAGGGAGTTTTGTCGGACAACTTGTTTGCTTCGTATTAAAAAGGACAAGCTTAACTTTTTTCAAAGAAATAGTAAAAGAACGAAAGCTTCTCCTCCcgcaaaaaatgtttaattcataTCGTGCgccatatttcatttttttgaaaGTGTAAAAGctaacgaaatcaaagattcaAGTATGCAAATGAGAGCAAAACAGACCGATAAAAGTTCGAGTTAAAAATTCCCGTCAAGTTTAGAGATCGAATCGAGTGTTTCACTCGAGTTAAAACAAATTCCCTTAATCTTTTACTTTTCCGCTTTTCTTCGAGAAACCCGGGAAGAGACAAGTTCAGACAAAGACGTTTTAAAATAAGCCACACGATCCACACGACAtaccattaaaataaaaaaaatgaaacgaacTCTTCAAAATGTGACTGAAAACGATAGAAACGTGAGGCGAAtgaaatgaatgtttttttttagccTTTTATATATCAAGTTGAATGGTCATACTCATCTCATCCAATCTCCAtataccaacatacatacatacatattataatatatttactttttgacGTGACAAAAGGCTTGCAtatactttgtacatatgtcgCGAAAGAATAAAGTGTCATtctcaacaataaaataaataaaatcgaaataGAATTACGTGCGAGAATGAGCATTTGATGTtctgaaaaatgaattgaaaattttaacggtaaaattgatttaaagtTTCAATCAATTAAATCAACAAATTGAGTACAGCTGCTTTACAGTTGTCTTCAACCGTATGAATTATCAAATCAGTATTTTTATAACTGTGGTGATTTCTGTATTCATTGATCGGCATAAATCAAcgattagcatgtaatgctttcaattgtgtagtcacgggttctatcctatttgctgctggccaaaccttggatatgtgactccaaggttgaACGTTTCCTataaaattttgacaatttatctgattttattgaaacggttacaacaaattggcaaccctgtcctatccCTTTCACAAAAATGTCTTTGTGTCTGCTTATCGTTTGACCGTAGATGTCGTATTTAATAAATGGGTTTATACCTGTttgaataattcttaatctatgTAGCACATTCATTGTGTTGGAGAAAtatgttagacgagtgtgcatgattgattgaacaaataaaatgaataactacataagtattattGCTATGCGATAGATAATCTCTGATTTATTTGGATTTAATTCAAAT
This window harbors:
- the CREG gene encoding cellular Repressor of E1A-stimulated Genes gives rise to the protein MKGFYFLICCTFLTVNRIDSGTTREPRNIFKTPTIINAIVPPNHKDYVAMARFVVHQADWASVATLSTIQKIKNYPFTNIASMSDGTVDHSIGIPYFYLTPLDFASKDLTEDSRCTISVTLEETSYCRQQNYDPDDPRCARVMLSGRMVTLKNGTEEYDFAKEALFTRHHSMANLPADHKFYVTKLQLEQIVMLDWFGGPAYISIDEYLAYSSKNIYKSAPFTAFVKEDLN